A window from Desulfonatronum sp. SC1 encodes these proteins:
- a CDS encoding response regulator, whose translation MSKRILTVDDSTSVRQMVSFTLKDAGYEVVEAVDGKDALTKLSGTVDMIITDLNMPNMDGIELIRQVRALPNYKFVPIVMLTTESQAEKKQAGKEVGATGWIVKPFKPDQLLAVVKKVVR comes from the coding sequence ATGTCCAAGCGAATCTTGACCGTGGATGATTCCACCAGTGTTCGGCAGATGGTCAGCTTCACCCTGAAGGACGCCGGCTACGAGGTCGTCGAGGCCGTGGATGGAAAAGATGCACTAACCAAACTGTCCGGAACCGTGGACATGATCATCACGGACCTGAACATGCCGAACATGGACGGCATCGAGTTGATCCGCCAAGTCCGTGCCCTGCCCAACTACAAGTTCGTCCCCATCGTGATGCTGACCACGGAGTCCCAGGCGGAAAAAAAGCAGGCCGGCAAGGAAGTCGGGGCTACCGGATGGATCGTCAAGCCGTTCAAGCCGGATCAATTGCTGGCCGTGGTGAAAAAGGTCGTCAGATAA